One genomic region from Anaerolineae bacterium encodes:
- a CDS encoding non-heme iron oxygenase ferredoxin subunit — protein sequence MAEFIKVAQTSDLAPGQKMLVEYEDDDVGLFNLDGKFYAISDVCTHDNGPLVEGELDGEWIVCPRHGARFNVKTGQQTMPAFAPVPLYEVKVAGDDILIAPKE from the coding sequence ATGGCTGAATTCATTAAAGTAGCCCAAACATCGGACCTGGCGCCCGGCCAAAAGATGCTGGTTGAATACGAAGACGACGACGTGGGCCTGTTCAACCTTGACGGAAAGTTTTATGCCATCTCCGATGTATGCACCCACGATAACGGCCCTCTGGTGGAAGGCGAGCTGGACGGCGAGTGGATTGTGTGCCCGCGACATGGGGCGCGTTTTAACGTTAAAACCGGCCAGCAGACCATGCCCGCCTTTGCGCCGGTGCCGTTGTACGAAGTTAAAGTTGCGGGCGACGATATTCTCATTGCGCCAAAAGAATAA
- a CDS encoding SUF system NifU family Fe-S cluster assembly protein: MDDFYRENILDHYRHPRHAGTLENPTHSHQEDNPLCGDVIRIDLHVDENNVIDQVAFQGKGCAISQASASMLTEMIQGKTLEEAKQIGKEDILEALGIEIGPVRMKCALLSLKVLKAGVYGLREEDWNTEDDDW; encoded by the coding sequence ATGGACGACTTTTACCGGGAAAACATACTGGACCATTATCGCCACCCACGCCATGCCGGCACGCTGGAAAATCCAACCCATTCTCACCAGGAGGATAATCCACTGTGTGGCGATGTGATTCGTATTGACCTGCACGTTGATGAAAACAATGTTATTGACCAGGTGGCCTTTCAGGGCAAAGGCTGCGCCATCAGCCAGGCCAGCGCCAGCATGCTCACCGAAATGATCCAGGGCAAAACTCTGGAAGAGGCCAAACAAATTGGTAAAGAGGATATTTTAGAGGCGCTGGGCATTGAAATTGGCCCGGTGCGCATGAAGTGCGCCCTGCTCTCGCTCAAAGTGCTTAAAGCCGGGGTTTACGGCCTGCGCGAAGAGGATTGGAACACCGAAGATGACGACTGGTAG
- a CDS encoding response regulator transcription factor: MGISNPRLLIAEPDHDIRASLEIYFKNNGYEIRAVEAADEILKVCRPWQPNVILISDEFTGTDPYQICRDLLDDTLTGHIPIVMLLHLNERRARLEALEVGVNDIITKPFDIEELRLRIEAAIRLSTMRLEA; encoded by the coding sequence GTGGGCATATCAAACCCTCGCCTTCTCATCGCCGAACCCGATCACGACATTCGGGCGTCGTTAGAGATATACTTCAAAAACAACGGCTACGAGATTCGGGCAGTGGAGGCTGCCGACGAAATCTTAAAAGTGTGCCGTCCCTGGCAACCCAACGTTATTCTCATCAGCGACGAGTTTACCGGGACAGACCCTTATCAGATTTGCCGGGATTTATTGGACGACACCCTGACCGGCCACATTCCCATCGTCATGCTGCTCCATCTTAACGAGCGCCGCGCCCGGCTGGAGGCCCTGGAGGTGGGAGTCAACGACATCATCACCAAACCCTTTGATATTGAGGAATTGCGATTGCGGATTGAAGCGGCCATCCGCCTTTCGACCATGCGTTTGGAAGCCTGA
- the sufB gene encoding Fe-S cluster assembly protein SufB yields the protein MAQTFDVNLDDYKYGFSVPENYAFKARKGLDEDIVREISWMKQEPKWMLDFRLRGYRHFMERPMPQWGGRGMLNELNFDDIYYYIKPIDAQKAFNSWDDVPADIKNTFDRLGIPEAEQKFLAGVGAQYESEVVYHNLLEDLEKKGVIFLDMDAGLREHPDIVKAYFTTVIPPEDNKFAALNTAVWSGGSFIYVPPGVHIDLPLQAYFRINAQNMGQFERTLIIVDEGAYVHYVEGCTAPTYSSDSLHSAVVEIIVKENGRCRYSTIQNWSHNVYNLVTKRAQAYRNATMEWVDGNLGSKLTMKYPAVWLMEPGAHGEVLSIAFAGRGQLQDAGAKIVHAAPDTSSVITSKSISKNGGRTTYRGLVKVAPGATNAKSNVVCDALILDEESATDTFPYIEIEEQDVSIGHEASVSKVSEEQLFYLMSRGIPEGQAANMIVSGFIEPIVKELPMEYALELNRLIEMEMEGSVG from the coding sequence ATGGCTCAAACATTTGATGTTAATTTAGACGATTACAAATACGGTTTTAGCGTTCCCGAAAATTACGCCTTCAAAGCCCGCAAAGGTCTGGACGAGGACATTGTCCGCGAAATTTCGTGGATGAAACAAGAACCAAAATGGATGCTCGATTTCCGGCTGCGCGGCTATCGCCATTTTATGGAGCGCCCCATGCCCCAATGGGGCGGGCGCGGTATGCTCAATGAGCTTAATTTTGACGACATCTATTACTACATCAAACCCATTGACGCCCAAAAAGCCTTCAACTCCTGGGACGATGTGCCCGCAGACATCAAAAACACCTTTGATCGCCTGGGCATCCCCGAAGCCGAGCAGAAGTTTCTGGCCGGGGTAGGGGCGCAGTACGAGAGCGAGGTGGTGTATCACAACCTTCTGGAAGACCTGGAAAAGAAAGGCGTTATCTTTTTGGATATGGATGCGGGCTTGCGCGAGCATCCCGATATTGTCAAAGCGTATTTTACCACGGTCATTCCACCGGAGGACAACAAATTTGCCGCGCTAAATACCGCAGTTTGGTCCGGCGGCAGTTTTATTTACGTGCCGCCCGGCGTGCACATTGACCTGCCCTTGCAAGCCTACTTTCGCATCAATGCCCAGAATATGGGCCAGTTTGAGCGCACCCTGATTATTGTGGATGAAGGGGCCTACGTGCATTACGTAGAAGGTTGTACCGCGCCCACCTACTCCAGCGACAGCCTGCACAGCGCGGTAGTGGAGATCATTGTTAAAGAAAATGGCCGCTGTCGTTACTCCACTATCCAAAACTGGAGCCACAACGTTTATAACCTGGTCACCAAACGCGCCCAGGCTTATCGCAACGCCACCATGGAATGGGTAGATGGGAATCTTGGCTCAAAGCTGACGATGAAATATCCGGCAGTCTGGCTCATGGAACCCGGCGCGCATGGCGAAGTGCTGTCCATTGCTTTTGCCGGCCGTGGCCAGTTGCAAGACGCGGGGGCCAAAATTGTGCACGCCGCGCCCGATACCAGTTCGGTGATCACCAGCAAGTCAATCAGCAAAAACGGGGGACGCACCACCTATCGCGGTTTGGTGAAAGTGGCGCCCGGCGCCACCAACGCCAAAAGCAACGTGGTTTGCGATGCCCTGATTCTGGATGAGGAGTCCGCTACAGACACGTTTCCCTACATCGAAATTGAAGAGCAGGACGTAAGCATCGGCCACGAAGCCAGCGTTTCCAAAGTGTCGGAGGAGCAGCTCTTTTACCTGATGAGCCGCGGCATTCCCGAAGGCCAGGCGGCCAATATGATTGTCAGCGGCTTCATTGAGCCAATTGTGAAGGAACTGCCTATGGAATACGCCCTGGAATTGAATCGCCTCATTGAAATGGAAATGGAAGGCTCGGTGGGCTAA
- a CDS encoding cysteine desulfurase: MFNVHAIRQDFPILQQKANGKPLVYLDNSASSQKPLSVIEAMNTFYREYNANVHRGIYQLSEKASVAYETARKKVGRFINARSWREIIFTRNATESINLVAYTWGQTNIKAGDVILTSEMEHHANIVPWQQLAARTGATVKYIPIDERGCLNMAAFEELLTPAVKLVTITQMSNTLGTITPVGEIGQKAHAIGALLLLDGAQAVPHMPTDVQAFDCDFLAFSGHKMLGPTGIGVLWGRKEILAQMPPFMSGGDMIKRVTFEEADWNDLPWKFEAGTPSIAEAIGLGYAVDYLNNLGMHHVRQHEIALTTYALARLGQVEGLRIYGPHAPTSRGGAVAFTLGNIHPHDVAAVLDREGIAVRAGHHCTMPLHARLGLQATTRASFYIYNLPEEVDRLAEALDKTRELLG, encoded by the coding sequence ATGTTTAATGTTCATGCCATTCGGCAAGATTTTCCCATCTTGCAGCAAAAAGCCAATGGCAAGCCGCTGGTTTATCTGGATAATTCGGCCAGTTCGCAGAAACCGCTTTCTGTCATTGAGGCCATGAACACCTTTTACCGCGAGTACAATGCCAACGTGCATCGCGGCATTTATCAGCTTAGCGAAAAAGCCTCGGTAGCCTACGAAACGGCCCGCAAAAAAGTGGGCCGTTTCATCAACGCCCGCAGTTGGCGCGAGATAATTTTTACCCGCAATGCCACCGAGAGCATCAACCTGGTGGCCTACACCTGGGGACAAACCAACATCAAAGCCGGGGATGTCATTTTGACCAGCGAAATGGAGCATCACGCCAACATCGTCCCCTGGCAGCAGTTGGCCGCCCGCACCGGGGCCACGGTCAAATATATCCCCATAGACGAACGGGGTTGTTTGAACATGGCCGCTTTTGAGGAGTTGTTGACTCCCGCCGTCAAACTGGTTACAATTACGCAAATGAGCAATACCCTGGGCACCATCACCCCCGTTGGCGAAATTGGGCAAAAAGCGCACGCAATAGGGGCGTTGCTGCTGCTGGATGGGGCGCAGGCCGTGCCCCACATGCCCACCGACGTGCAGGCCTTTGATTGCGACTTTCTGGCTTTTTCCGGACACAAAATGTTGGGGCCAACCGGCATTGGCGTATTGTGGGGGCGTAAAGAAATCCTGGCCCAGATGCCGCCCTTTATGAGCGGCGGCGACATGATCAAGCGGGTCACTTTTGAGGAGGCCGACTGGAACGATTTGCCCTGGAAATTTGAGGCAGGCACGCCCTCCATTGCCGAGGCCATTGGGCTGGGGTATGCCGTGGATTATTTGAATAATTTGGGTATGCACCACGTTCGGCAGCACGAGATTGCGCTGACCACTTACGCCCTGGCCCGGTTAGGCCAGGTGGAAGGCCTGCGTATCTACGGCCCGCATGCCCCCACCTCTCGCGGTGGGGCCGTGGCTTTTACTCTGGGCAACATCCATCCGCACGACGTGGCGGCGGTGCTGGATAGGGAAGGCATTGCCGTGCGGGCCGGTCATCATTGCACTATGCCGCTCCATGCCAGATTGGGCCTCCAGGCCACCACCCGGGCCAGTTTTTACATTTATAATCTGCCGGAAGAAGTAGACCGCCTGGCCGAGGCGCTGGATAAAACCAGAGAATTGTTAGGCTAA
- a CDS encoding cysteine synthase produces the protein MEKTQTKTAFVTKRPAEPRPLGDSLLARIGHTPLLPLHRLACAEGISPRVVIFAKAEWFNAGGSVKARPALAMIEDGERTGLLTPAKTIVEATSGNTGIALAMIGAAKGYKVTLVMPANASQERKDILLAYGAELVLTDPLAGIDGSIRTANEMLAQNPERYFRPDQYNNLVNWQAHFHTTGVEIWQQTGGAVTHFLAGIGTGGTLMGTGRRLKGFNANIQVMAVEPADELGVIEGLKHMETSIVPQIYDPHFPDRKIAVRPNETREMARRLALEEGLFVGYSAGAAAWASIQLAKTLEEDSVIVTVFPDGGEKYLSVAR, from the coding sequence ATGGAAAAAACGCAAACAAAAACTGCCTTTGTCACCAAACGGCCGGCCGAACCCCGGCCCCTGGGTGATAGTTTGTTAGCCCGCATTGGCCACACCCCCTTGTTACCTCTGCATCGCCTGGCCTGCGCCGAGGGAATCTCGCCCAGGGTGGTGATTTTTGCCAAGGCGGAATGGTTTAATGCCGGCGGCTCGGTAAAGGCCCGGCCCGCCCTGGCCATGATTGAAGACGGGGAAAGAACGGGTTTACTGACCCCGGCTAAAACCATCGTCGAGGCCACCTCTGGCAATACCGGCATTGCCCTGGCCATGATTGGCGCGGCCAAAGGCTACAAAGTCACCCTGGTAATGCCCGCCAACGCCAGCCAGGAACGCAAAGACATCTTGCTTGCCTACGGCGCAGAGTTGGTGCTCACCGACCCCCTGGCAGGCATTGACGGTTCCATTCGCACGGCCAACGAGATGCTGGCTCAAAACCCGGAACGCTACTTCCGGCCCGACCAGTACAACAACCTGGTCAACTGGCAGGCGCACTTTCATACCACCGGCGTGGAAATTTGGCAGCAGACCGGGGGCGCCGTAACCCACTTTTTGGCCGGCATTGGCACCGGCGGAACCTTGATGGGCACAGGCCGGCGTTTGAAAGGATTTAACGCCAATATCCAGGTGATGGCGGTGGAACCGGCAGACGAATTGGGCGTTATTGAAGGTTTGAAACACATGGAAACCAGCATCGTGCCTCAAATCTACGACCCCCACTTCCCTGACCGCAAAATTGCCGTCCGCCCCAACGAGACCCGCGAGATGGCCCGCCGCCTGGCCCTGGAAGAGGGTTTGTTTGTAGGCTACTCCGCCGGGGCCGCCGCCTGGGCCTCAATTCAATTAGCCAAAACCCTTGAGGAAGACAGCGTGATTGTGACGGTTTTCCCCGACGGCGGCGAAAAATATCTCAGCGTGGCCAGATAG
- the sufD gene encoding Fe-S cluster assembly protein SufD, with translation MTTLTTTPKTKDKLLAAGVFSLKEVEAISAKFNEPEWLRQKRRISWAVFEETPMPTTADEDWRRTDLRKIKWEKFKLADPSVLECVGQQINNLADLPEDMRDAVEQEYPAAGRLIIANGRPVYYELDPDVAAQGVIFSDLSTAVAKHPALVEKYLGAEAVPPSNSKFAALNSALWQGGVFLYLPKEVEVEKPFQVAYILDGEGSAIFPRALLVADRFASATYIEENISCGQHGQALNAGVTEIYTLAGAQIRHVDVQRWGQDVYNFNVKCSVSQNDSTVIWETGQLGGRLTKSYYNSLLPGDGSTMEFNGVYFMEGKQHLDLDCLIHHFGLATTGDLLLHGALKDKSRSVFTGLIKIEPSGQQTNSYLKNENLLLDRSARSDSIPSLEIDANDVRASHGATVSKIEEEYVFYLMSRGIPRNTAVRMVVEGFFYKVFDRMYNERVRQKLFNAVSAKIGD, from the coding sequence ATGACAACTTTAACCACTACCCCCAAAACAAAAGACAAACTATTGGCGGCCGGCGTTTTTTCGCTCAAGGAGGTTGAAGCCATTTCGGCCAAGTTCAACGAGCCGGAGTGGCTGCGCCAGAAACGCCGCATCAGTTGGGCCGTTTTTGAAGAAACGCCTATGCCTACCACCGCCGACGAGGATTGGCGGCGCACCGATTTGCGCAAGATCAAGTGGGAAAAATTCAAATTGGCCGACCCGTCGGTGCTGGAATGTGTAGGGCAACAGATCAATAACCTGGCCGATCTGCCGGAAGATATGCGCGACGCCGTAGAGCAAGAATATCCCGCCGCCGGGCGGTTGATCATTGCCAACGGCCGGCCTGTTTATTATGAGCTTGACCCGGACGTGGCGGCCCAGGGAGTTATTTTTTCCGATCTCTCCACCGCCGTGGCCAAACATCCCGCCCTGGTAGAAAAATATCTGGGGGCCGAGGCCGTACCGCCCTCAAATAGCAAATTTGCCGCGCTCAACAGCGCCCTGTGGCAGGGGGGGGTCTTTCTTTACCTGCCCAAAGAGGTGGAGGTGGAAAAACCATTTCAGGTAGCTTACATTCTTGACGGTGAAGGCAGCGCTATCTTCCCGCGCGCGTTGCTGGTGGCCGACCGCTTTGCCAGCGCCACTTATATTGAAGAAAACATTTCTTGCGGCCAACACGGCCAGGCCCTCAATGCCGGCGTTACCGAAATTTATACCCTGGCAGGGGCGCAAATTCGGCATGTGGATGTACAGCGTTGGGGCCAGGATGTTTATAATTTCAACGTCAAATGCTCGGTGAGTCAAAACGACAGCACCGTGATCTGGGAAACCGGCCAACTGGGGGGACGTTTGACCAAGAGCTATTACAACAGCCTGCTGCCGGGCGATGGCTCAACCATGGAGTTCAACGGCGTCTACTTTATGGAAGGCAAACAACATCTTGATCTCGATTGCCTGATCCATCACTTCGGCCTGGCCACCACCGGCGACTTGTTGCTGCACGGCGCGCTCAAAGACAAAAGCCGCAGCGTATTTACCGGGCTGATTAAAATTGAGCCGTCCGGCCAGCAGACCAACTCGTATTTAAAAAACGAAAACTTGCTCCTGGACCGCTCCGCCCGCTCCGACTCCATCCCCAGCCTGGAAATTGACGCCAACGACGTGCGGGCCTCGCACGGAGCCACGGTGAGTAAGATTGAGGAAGAGTACGTTTTTTACCTGATGAGCCGGGGCATTCCGCGCAACACCGCGGTGCGGATGGTGGTCGAGGGCTTTTTCTACAAAGTGTTCGACCGGATGTACAACGAGCGCGTGCGGCAAAAACTGTTCAATGCGGTTTCCGCCAAAATTGGCGATTAA
- a CDS encoding metal-sulfur cluster assembly factor, with product MMSEETVNNEVTEENGVTEESVREALRGVMDPELHLDVVTLGLIREIDLESTPVHVKMVLTTPFCPYGPWMVGQIKEMAEYAVGDEVKVEVLAEQWHPEMMEDPTLLGFF from the coding sequence ATGATGTCTGAAGAAACCGTTAATAATGAAGTTACCGAAGAGAATGGTGTAACCGAAGAATCGGTGCGAGAAGCCCTGCGCGGAGTGATGGACCCCGAACTCCATCTTGACGTGGTCACTTTGGGTTTGATCAGAGAGATTGATCTGGAAAGCACGCCGGTTCATGTTAAAATGGTGTTGACCACGCCCTTTTGCCCTTACGGCCCCTGGATGGTAGGCCAGATCAAAGAGATGGCTGAATACGCGGTTGGGGATGAAGTTAAGGTTGAGGTTTTAGCCGAGCAGTGGCACCCCGAAATGATGGAAGACCCTACCCTACTGGGTTTTTTCTAA